One genomic region from Arthrobacter pigmenti encodes:
- the dapB gene encoding 4-hydroxy-tetrahydrodipicolinate reductase gives MTQLTPVAVLGASGRMGSEAVKAIRNSPDLTLVAALGRQDPLEELIAAGAQVVVDLTVPESTERNVAFAVEHGLHAVVGTTGWDEKRVAGLRTLLGANPGVGVLIAPNFALGSVLATAFAARAARYFESVELIELHHPDKVDAPSGTAERTAALIAEARRDARMPGSPDATQSARDGARGCDVDGIRVHSVRLRGLVAHQEVLFGGVGEQLTIRHDSFHRESFMPGVLLGIRQVGSHPGLTVGLDGYLDLQA, from the coding sequence ATGACACAACTGACGCCGGTGGCTGTCCTTGGCGCGTCCGGCCGCATGGGTTCCGAGGCCGTGAAGGCCATCAGGAACTCTCCGGACCTCACCTTGGTGGCCGCCCTCGGACGCCAGGACCCCCTGGAAGAGCTGATAGCCGCCGGCGCCCAGGTGGTGGTGGACCTCACCGTTCCGGAAAGCACTGAGCGAAACGTCGCCTTCGCCGTAGAGCATGGGCTTCACGCCGTCGTAGGAACCACAGGCTGGGATGAAAAGCGCGTAGCGGGCCTTCGGACCCTACTGGGCGCCAATCCCGGTGTCGGGGTGCTGATCGCGCCAAACTTCGCGCTCGGTTCAGTGCTCGCCACAGCTTTCGCCGCCCGTGCCGCCCGCTATTTCGAGTCGGTCGAGCTGATCGAACTGCACCACCCCGACAAGGTGGACGCACCATCCGGCACAGCCGAACGTACCGCAGCCCTCATCGCTGAGGCCCGCCGGGATGCCCGGATGCCCGGCAGCCCGGACGCGACGCAATCCGCACGGGACGGAGCCAGGGGCTGCGACGTCGACGGCATACGCGTGCATTCGGTCCGCCTGCGCGGCCTGGTGGCGCACCAGGAGGTCCTGTTCGGAGGGGTTGGAGAGCAACTGACCATACGGCACGATTCCTTCCACCGGGAATCCTTCATGCCAGGGGTGCTGCTCGGCATTCGCCAGGTCGGTTCGCACCCGGGCCTAACCGTTGGGCTCGACGGCTATCTCGACCTGCAGGCGTGA
- a CDS encoding molybdenum cofactor biosynthesis protein MoaE — MSTSTVLHSGVSEEPLDLNHALAVVGSADCGAVVGFGGVVRNHDGGREVDRLGYSAHPSAGRVISDIAGEIAQKYDGIRIWVAHRTGPLRIGDPALIAAVASGHRGEAFAACTELVDTVKARAPIWKEQFFTDGTVEWVGVDG; from the coding sequence ATGAGCACTAGTACCGTCCTGCACTCGGGTGTATCGGAGGAACCGCTCGATCTCAACCATGCGCTCGCCGTCGTCGGGTCCGCGGATTGCGGCGCCGTGGTGGGGTTCGGGGGAGTGGTGAGAAATCACGACGGCGGGCGGGAGGTGGACCGGCTGGGGTACAGCGCGCACCCGTCGGCCGGCCGGGTGATCTCGGACATCGCCGGGGAGATCGCCCAGAAGTATGACGGCATCCGGATCTGGGTGGCGCACCGTACCGGCCCACTTCGAATCGGAGACCCCGCGCTTATCGCTGCCGTCGCTTCCGGACACCGCGGCGAGGCCTTCGCGGCGTGCACCGAGCTCGTGGACACGGTCAAAGCGAGGGCGCCGATCTGGAAGGAGCAATTCTTCACGGACGGCACGGTGGAGTGGGTGGGCGTCGACGGCTGA